In a genomic window of Bordetella petrii:
- the nirB gene encoding nitrite reductase large subunit NirB — translation MEKKLKLVMVGNGMAGVRTLEELLKLAPDMYDITVFGSEPYPNYNRILLSPVLTGEQTLQDIVLNDVDWYRSNGIDLRMNCRVERINRARRIVIGEDGSEVPYDRLLLATGSNPFILPVPGNDLDGVVTFRDIRDVNLMIEAARTHKRAVVIGGGLLGLEAASGLAARGMDVSVVHLGSSLLDRQLDPQAALLLQRSLEARGLKFLMPRQTEALLGNEQGRVRALRFAGGEEVEADLVVMAVGIRPNTELAESCGLYVNRGVVVSDTLQTYDPLIYAVGECVSHRGTAYGLVAPLFEQAKVAANHLAMHGIGRYEGSVTSTKLKVTGIDVFSAGEFLGGQGTEEITLADPVGGVYKKLVLKDDKLVGACLYGDTADGAWYFRLIREGKRIDELRDQLMFGESAIGGDTGHAGENRAIGMADSAEVCGCNGVCKGTIVKAIREKGLFTVDEIKKHTKAASSCGSCTGLVEQILINCVGGAADVKPKSEKAVCGCTDLTHGEVRKAIRQHHLTTIPDAMHFMEWRTPDGCATCRPALNYYLLSTWPGEARDDGQSRLANERMHANIQKDGTYSVVPRMWGGVTNPSELRRIADVADKYAIPLVKVTGGQRIDLLGVKKDDLPKVWADLDMPSGHAYGKSLRTVKTCVGSEYCRFGTQDSTAMGIALEKDLFGMWSPHKVKLAVSGCPRNCAESGIKDIGIIAVDSGWELYVGGNGGIKTEVAQFFAKVKTAEEVLEYSGAFLQLYREEAFYLERTVHYLARVGLEHAKARVVDDAANRAELYARLKFALSFEADPWQERREAAPAAREFQSLTV, via the coding sequence ATGGAAAAGAAACTGAAGCTGGTGATGGTGGGCAATGGCATGGCCGGCGTGCGCACGCTGGAAGAACTGCTCAAGCTGGCGCCGGACATGTACGACATCACCGTGTTCGGCTCGGAGCCCTATCCCAACTACAACCGCATTCTGCTGTCGCCGGTGCTGACCGGGGAACAGACCCTGCAGGACATCGTGCTCAACGACGTGGACTGGTACCGTTCGAACGGTATCGACCTGCGCATGAATTGCCGGGTAGAGCGCATCAACCGCGCGCGCCGCATCGTGATTGGCGAGGACGGCAGCGAAGTGCCGTATGACCGCCTGCTGCTGGCCACCGGGTCGAATCCGTTCATTCTGCCGGTGCCCGGCAATGACCTGGACGGCGTGGTCACGTTCCGCGATATCCGCGACGTGAACCTGATGATCGAGGCCGCCCGCACGCACAAGCGCGCGGTCGTGATCGGCGGCGGCCTGCTGGGGCTGGAAGCCGCCAGCGGCCTGGCCGCGCGTGGCATGGACGTGTCGGTGGTGCACCTGGGCTCGAGCCTGCTCGACCGCCAGCTCGACCCCCAGGCCGCGTTGCTGTTGCAGCGTAGCCTGGAGGCGCGCGGCCTGAAGTTCTTGATGCCGCGCCAGACCGAGGCGCTGCTGGGCAACGAGCAGGGCCGCGTGCGCGCGCTGCGCTTTGCCGGCGGCGAAGAGGTCGAGGCCGACCTGGTGGTGATGGCGGTGGGTATCCGCCCCAACACCGAACTGGCCGAAAGCTGCGGGCTGTACGTCAATCGCGGCGTGGTGGTCAGCGACACGCTGCAGACCTATGATCCGCTGATCTATGCGGTGGGCGAATGCGTCAGCCACCGCGGCACGGCCTACGGCCTGGTGGCGCCGCTGTTCGAACAGGCCAAGGTGGCGGCCAATCACCTGGCCATGCACGGCATCGGCCGCTACGAAGGCAGCGTCACCTCGACCAAGCTGAAGGTGACCGGCATCGACGTGTTCTCGGCCGGCGAGTTCCTGGGCGGGCAGGGCACCGAAGAAATCACCCTGGCCGATCCGGTGGGCGGCGTGTACAAGAAGCTGGTGCTGAAAGACGACAAGCTGGTCGGCGCCTGCCTGTATGGCGACACGGCCGACGGCGCCTGGTACTTCCGGCTGATTCGCGAAGGCAAGCGCATCGACGAGTTGCGCGACCAGTTGATGTTCGGCGAAAGCGCCATCGGCGGCGACACCGGCCACGCCGGCGAGAACCGTGCCATTGGCATGGCCGACAGCGCCGAAGTCTGCGGCTGCAACGGCGTGTGCAAGGGCACTATCGTCAAGGCCATCCGCGAAAAAGGCCTGTTCACCGTCGACGAGATCAAGAAACATACCAAGGCTGCCAGCTCGTGCGGTTCGTGCACCGGGCTGGTCGAGCAGATCCTGATCAACTGTGTGGGGGGCGCGGCCGACGTCAAGCCCAAGTCGGAGAAGGCCGTGTGCGGCTGCACCGACCTGACGCATGGCGAAGTGCGCAAGGCCATCCGCCAGCATCACCTGACCACCATTCCCGACGCCATGCATTTCATGGAGTGGCGCACGCCCGATGGCTGCGCCACCTGCCGTCCGGCGCTGAACTACTACCTGCTGTCCACCTGGCCCGGCGAGGCGCGCGACGACGGCCAGTCGCGCCTGGCCAACGAACGCATGCACGCCAATATCCAGAAAGACGGCACCTACTCGGTGGTGCCCCGCATGTGGGGCGGCGTGACGAATCCGTCGGAACTGCGCCGCATCGCCGACGTGGCCGACAAATACGCTATTCCGCTGGTGAAGGTTACTGGCGGCCAGCGCATCGACCTGCTGGGCGTGAAGAAAGACGATCTTCCCAAGGTGTGGGCCGACCTGGACATGCCCTCGGGGCATGCCTACGGCAAGAGCCTGCGCACGGTGAAGACCTGCGTGGGCAGCGAATACTGCCGCTTCGGCACACAGGATTCCACCGCCATGGGCATCGCGCTGGAAAAAGACCTGTTTGGCATGTGGAGCCCGCACAAGGTCAAGCTGGCGGTCTCGGGCTGCCCGCGCAACTGCGCCGAATCCGGCATCAAGGACATCGGCATCATCGCCGTGGACTCGGGCTGGGAGCTGTATGTGGGCGGCAACGGCGGCATCAAGACCGAAGTGGCGCAGTTCTTCGCCAAGGTGAAAACCGCGGAAGAAGTGCTGGAGTACAGCGGCGCGTTCCTGCAGCTGTACCGCGAAGAAGCCTTCTACCTGGAGCGCACGGTGCACTACCTGGCGCGCGTCGGACTCGAGCACGCCAAGGCTCGCGTTGTCGACGACGCGGCCAACCGGGCCGAACTCTATGCGCGCCTGAAATTCGCGCTGTCGTTCGAGGCCGACCCCTGGCAGGAGCGCCGCGAAGCCGCGCCCGCCGCCCGTGAATTCCAATCCCTGACAGTGTGA
- a CDS encoding ANTAR domain-containing response regulator produces MLKVMLLSDRNDNAACLRRALAAAGVRVAAERTAQAGPDLAGAISLAGPDAVLTDASAAARGTLEDICAASESSARPVVVFAEDGSRAAMRAALQAGVAAYVVGLVPPERIPSLLEVAIERGAIERTRRVELADARRRLADRQMVEQAKELLMQRGGLSEEQAHRLLRQRAMQSQRRLGEVARALIHGAHGAPGGRVALVAESS; encoded by the coding sequence ATGCTGAAGGTCATGCTACTGAGCGACAGGAACGACAACGCGGCGTGCTTGCGCCGCGCGCTGGCCGCGGCCGGCGTGCGGGTGGCCGCCGAGCGCACCGCGCAGGCAGGCCCGGACCTGGCCGGCGCCATCTCCCTGGCGGGCCCCGATGCGGTGCTGACCGACGCCAGCGCCGCCGCGCGCGGCACCCTGGAAGACATCTGCGCGGCCAGCGAGAGCAGCGCGCGCCCGGTCGTGGTGTTCGCCGAAGACGGCAGCCGCGCCGCCATGCGGGCCGCCCTGCAGGCCGGGGTCGCTGCTTATGTGGTGGGCCTTGTGCCGCCCGAGCGTATCCCGTCGCTGCTGGAGGTGGCCATCGAGCGCGGCGCCATCGAGCGGACCCGCCGCGTCGAACTGGCCGACGCGCGCCGGCGCCTGGCCGACCGGCAGATGGTCGAACAGGCCAAGGAGCTGCTCATGCAACGGGGCGGCCTGTCCGAAGAGCAGGCGCACCGCCTGTTGCGCCAGCGCGCCATGCAGAGCCAGCGCCGGCTGGGCGAAGTGGCGCGCGCCCTGATCCACGGCGCGCACGGAGCGCCCGGCGGGCGCGTCGCGCTGGTCGCGGAGAGCTCCTAA